In Panthera uncia isolate 11264 chromosome B4, Puncia_PCG_1.0, whole genome shotgun sequence, one genomic interval encodes:
- the LOC125919135 gene encoding cationic amino acid transporter 3-like has protein sequence MLYQALRRFGQKLVRRHTLEQYVAKISTAGRLSTLDIVALGVVNTVGAGVYVLAGEVASGKAGPSIVICFLVAALSSVLAALCYAEFSARVPHSASAYLYNYVTVGELWAFITGWNLILSYVTGAASVARAWSLAFDNLIGNQISQTLHESIPLNIPHVFAEYPDFFAMGLMLLFTGLLAVRASEFVLVTTVFTVVNVLVLCFVIISGFLKGKLHNWRLTEEDYIMTMFRLNDTSPLGPLGYGGFVPFGFQGILRGAATCFYAFTGFDSVVTIAEEAQNLQRSVPMGIVISVFICFLVYFGVSSALTLMVPYYQLQPGSPLPEAFLHIGWAPARYVVAIGALCALSTSILDSMFLLRWMTFVMADDGLLFGVLARIDSKTSIPIVATVVSGIITALMTSFFRLTDLVDLMSFGTLLTYSLVAICILIVRYQPELNDEENEAEAQEENGPAAEKLTLWRLFCPGSSTPTPLSGRVVYVCFSLLALLLLLLCLVLVQWPVLLLFENPLLIIVVVLLLILITGITGVIWRQPQSPTLLYFKVPALPFLPIMSVFMNVYLMMQLTLGTWALFGVWMLIGFAIYFGYGIHHACRINPT, from the coding sequence ATGTTGTATCAGGCACTTCGCAGATTTGGTCAAAAGCTGGTACGGAGACATACGCTGGAGCAATACGTGGCTAAGATTTCCACTGCCGGAAGGCTGAGCACTCTGGATATAGTGGCCTTGGGTGTGGTCAACACAGTGGGTGCAGGTGTGTATGTCCTGGCTGGTGAGGTAGCCAGTGGTAAAGCAGGACCATCCATTGTGATCTGCTTTTTGGTGGCCGCCCTGTCTTCTGTGTTGGCTGCTCTGTGCTATGCAGAGTTTAGCGCCCGGGTTCCCCATTCTGCTTCTGCATATCTGTACAACTATGTCACTGTAGGTGAACTCTGGGCTTTCATCACTGGCTGGAACCTCATCCTCTCCTATGTTactggtgcagccagtgtggCCCGGGCCTGGAGCTTAGCTTTTGACAACCTGATTGGGAACCAGATCTCTCAGACCTTGCATGAGAGCATCCCACTGAATATTCCCCATGTCTTTGCAGAATATCCAGACTTCTTTGCCATGGGCCTGATGTTGTTGTTCACCGGACTGCTGGCTGTCAGGGCTAGTGAGTTTGTCTTAGTTACTACAGTGTTCACAGTGGTGAATGttttggttctttgttttgtCATCATCTCTGGCTTTCTTAAGGGGAAACTGCACAACTGGCGGCTTACAGAAGAGGACTACATAATGACCATGTTTAGACTCAATGACACTTCTCCCTTGGGCCCTCTGGGCTATGGAGGATTTGTGCCTTTCGGTTTCCAGGGGATTCTCCGTGGAGCAGCGACCTGTTTCTATGCATTTACTGGTTTCGACAGTGTTGTTACCATTGCCGAAGAAGCCCAAAATCTCCAGCGTTCTGTCCCCATGGGCATTGTGATTTCAGTGTTCATCTGCTTTTTGGTGTATTTTGGGGTCTCTTCAGCACTTACACTTATGGTGCCTTACTACCAGCTTCAACCTGGGAGCCCCTTGCCTGAGGCATTTCTCCATATTGGCTGGGCCCCTGCCCGCTATGTCGTGGCTATTGGAGCCCTCTGTGCTCTTTCTACCAGCATCTTGGACTCTATGTTTCTCCTTCGTTGGATGACCTTCGTGATGGCAGATGATGGCCTCCTGTTCGGTGTCCTTGCCAGGATAGACTCCAAAACAAGCATCCCCATTGTGGCCACTGTGGTCTCGGGCATTATCACAGCGTTGATGACATCCTTCTTTAGACTCACTGATCTTGTGGACCTCATGTCATTTGGGACCCTGCTTACTTACTCCCTGGTGGCTATTTGTATTCTCATTGTCAGGTATCAGCCTGAATTgaatgatgaagaaaatgaagcagaggCACAGGAGGAGAATGGGCCTGCAGCAGAGAAGCTGACTCTGTGGAGACTATTTTGTCCAGGCagctccacccccactccactcTCTGGCCGGGTTGTCTATGTTTGCTTCTCACTGcttgctctgctcctccttcttctttgctTGGTGCTGGTCCAGTGGCCAGTTCTACTGCTTTTTGAAAACCCACTGTTGATTATAGTGGTTGTACTACTCCTGATTCTCATCACTGGGATCACTGGAGTCATCTGGAGACAGCCACAGAGCCCCACTCTCCTTTACTTTAAGGTCCCTGCTCTGCCTTTCCTCCCAATAATGAGCGTCTTTATGAATGTTTACCTTATGATGCAGCTGACACTTGGCACCTGGGCCCTCTTTGGTGTCTGGATGCTGATTGGGTTTGCTATCTACTTTGGCTATGGGATCCACCATGCATGCAGGATTAACCCCACTTGA